The following nucleotide sequence is from Puntigrus tetrazona isolate hp1 chromosome 12, ASM1883169v1, whole genome shotgun sequence.
GGAAGGTCTTTTATAAACAATATCTCCCTGTTTTTGAGACTTTattctttgcaactttaggcaTCTTATCTATGCGCAAATAACTTGTATAGCAAAACTTGACAAGGATGAGCCAAAAAGGGAACGTATCATTGTTCTGAGTTGTTTGTGTAATCTATGGGATCTGAGATCTAGACGTGTGGAAGAATTAGAacagttttgtttgtatttatatggttatttttgtactgtatcTATGTGTGTTATTACTGTGATTCGATGCGTTGGATACAATGTTTATTAAAGACAACAAAGAGGACACTAACTCTTGCTTCTCATTTATTGTTAGATCAGAAAAATACTACATTTGTCTTTTGTCCTCTGAAGGTAATTATACTTAGATTAGATTAACGTTAGAAATGTTATAGCAGAGTACTCTCCGTTTGGTTTTTGTACtcatttttattgattctttttctttaatttttcatgactattattgtcatcatttataattttgttttcaaataaatcacaattttaaaCTTCAGTGCATCAGTTGTGCACCATTTGCTAAATGTGTGTTTCTGGTACTGGTTTAGTTTTAAGTAATCAGACGTTTATGATGTCAAATTTAATTAACGTTTTAACTGCCTTAAAAAGCAGCAGCACAAATAGCAGCAAATTTAATTATGCTCACGCTCACTTCGACAgcctttattaataatataacatgtTGTACATGCGTACATTATTAATAAGCTGTCCTGTTACAATGAATCAAAATGATTAGCACAATCAGACTTTTGACTGTGACTGGCGCAGTGCCAGTTCTCAAAATAACGTTCATCGCTGCAGCTGATTGACTGAACAAGATCCTGTTTGTGCATGTCAAGGTTTGTTATCTACGTAAATAACCCAAAGCCTGTAGATGTTAATCATCACTACTAGGAAGTTCTTAATGGTGAAGAAGACCAACATCTGATGAATGTCAGAGAAATAAATCATCACTGCAAGTCGGACAACAAAGAAAGGGCCATCTTGAAGAAAAATGGTTCCTGCAATGTCCCACATATCTGTCCGGAACTTGGCGATGAGAGATCCATCCTGGCTTTCACAGAAATCCTCAGGTTTGACCACTGAGAAACGCCAATGACAAACaggaaataacaataatgactGTAGTTATATAGTCTTGGTTATGGTTATGCATACTTCAGATTCTGCAGCTATCATTAATGTTGTAATTGATTTCGTGTTTTTGTGAATGAAGCACCAATTATGGATGAGTACAGACCTGAGAAATGCAAAGGAAACTGTAGCATGCTCAATGTCCAGACTGCAAGAATAATGTACACAAACTGTATACTGTTCTCCCTAAAACAAAGAACAGAATATACCTAAATTTGGAACAGAAATGTTTatccataaatatatatgtatgtatatacagtatcttatatatatatagacataatcTTAAAAATTCTATTTGTGACTTTTATTTGGCAACTCATATTATTTCTGATATTATTGTGCCAAAAGTGCCAATGTGATCCCTACGACAGTAAAGCAGAATACttacataacatatatatatatatatatatatatatatatatatatatatatatatatatatatatatatatgtgtgtgtcctaATAATTAGTCTAATTGTGATCAAAGCTCTGTAGTTTATATTATGTGGGGCAAAACTTGCTATGATGCTAtgataaaagaaattaaataaatgaataaacataatctatatatatatatatatatatatatatatatatatatatatatatatatgtgtgtgtgtatgtgtgtgtgtgtgtgtgtgtgtgtgtgtgttaatcttaaaaaaaaaaaaaaaaaaaaaaaaaagtttttattagaAGTAGTAAAAATTTCATAGCATAATAACCCACCTTACCCTGAAGGGAGAATATTGTGATACAGTAGGATTTATAAGGTTAATAGCTCATTCATGACAACACTGCTgagaactgaaataaatgtgaacAATTTGATTATGCAGGGCTTTCAACAACACTTACGCCACATCAGCGAGCGTCTCACTGATGAACTCGAGGATGTCAGCAGCTGTGCCTACAAAGATGAGCAACAACTGGGATATTTCATCTCTGGTGACCCCTCCAGCGATCGGTAGCAGCCACTTCCCCACGATCAGCAGGATCAGGACGATTTGCTGAAGGGCCAGGATCCAGTCATTGGCACAAACCGATGACAGAAATCTCAGAGGGTTCTAAAATACCACCACAAAGTGAGTATTCAGCTATGAAGTGTCGCTCTGGAAGAACTGAGGTCACACTTACATAAAGCGTGTCCTATACAGTATTTGAAGGTGTGGTAACTTCTGAAAAAATAACAGTAGTTATAAACCATGAACGCAGGTCTTGTTTGTTGAGGGCTGAAccaacatttgtatttatgaatCTCCCGCAATTTTTTTAGAGGCAAAACAGAGTGAATATTCCATGTCTGAAAGTCTCATGTATTCTTACAGAGATTACTTTAGTTCATGCTTCCATGGAAAATGACTGTAACCGGTATGAATGTTAAAGGGGCAGTACCTGTTCGTTCAAGCTTCCATTGGTCGCATTTCTCAATTCATGTAGAAATGCTTGGATGCTCTGAGTCGAATCCAGATTAGTACACTGCAATAATCAGCATTTTTGTTATATACGAAATGTTTGCACGCAAGGGATATCTACAATGTATTTATGAAAAGCGTGTAGCTAATTCATCTACCATTTACTATTACCTTAGCACTACTTGACTTGTTTTTCTGATGGTGCAGCTGAAGGATCCATATGGTTGGTATAATGCTGATTAGGAAAAACAGTATTGCCGGGGAAAACCTAAAGATCAGAGTTCAGAGCTCAGCGATGTTCAGTTTCTCACAAGTAAGTTACACTAGATGACATTCAAGGAAGCTGGCCCCAAGAATATTCTTatgtttccaaaaataaatgctgatgacTTACCATTTGTAGTCCTTCCCTTTTCTCCTTCTCAGAGTCAGAATCATTTCAGCCACCAGAGGTAAATAGAGGATAGTCAGAAACCagtataaatgattatttttaacccATGTCACCCTCCATACACCAATGAGagacactaaaataaacaaCGCTCTGGTGACTACAGCGCAGATAAATTTGACCAGCATGCTGTCTTTCAGAGTTTCAGGCTGATTAATGAAGCGAGGAAAGTTGTGGCTTTCACTCTGTGCTCGTCTCCAGTCTGAATAAACTAAAGCTCAAAacgttttttccccctttccACCTTTCACATGATTTGGGCGGGACTGCTGTTCCGTACCTAACCgtgttgttatattttattctctCCCTCCCTTTCGATTTATTTAAAGCGATTTGCCTGTGTTTTGGTTTGCTATACATCTCGGTGATTGTGTTTTGTTATCGTCTACTCGTGTAAAATTTCACTGAAGAAgtggacaaataaataaaatactacctTGTCAATATTATTCAAGAATAAGCGATGAGGTGcggtaaaaaaattttttttttttttttaatcaaaccgACTAGCAAACCGGTCAGCTGTAAGCGAAGCATGCTATACTTTAGCCTGAGCGAGTCgttgaaacattttgttttccacacaacgtttttaattaaatgaactgTAAACATGTCGCACAAAAAACTTTGACTGACTGTCAAAACGAGTTTTAACCcaaattaacatacattttgttaGGATGGACAATTCTGAGTCCTTTTCCCGCCCCCGTCCCTAACACTCGAAAACGCCACGCTGCTGCTTTGTAGCCTAATTGGATTTATTTAGAATTGTTGAGGGAGAAAAAAGTGAAGGCtacagataaaaaagaaaatatctttaattgtaAGCGATGTAATGGTTCGTAAGGTAGAATGTGGGCTTAAAACGCCCCCTTGGGGTAAAACGATTTTCACAGTAAGTGATCAAGCTGTAAATATCAACagtaaaagataataaaagatAAACAGCTAGATAATGATATGAGAATAGTAGCCTAAGGCTTGTAGGCTAGATATAAAGTAGACTACAcgttatttaagaaaaaaagcctaattatattttcagaatgCTATATTTTTTAGAATCTAACTATTTTCACTTATTGTAAATAGCATATCACTAAAAATGCtgccattttttattaatgtagcGCCCATCGTCGTTTGCTCTTAGTAAATAGCGTTTAtcgctaagaaaatatgctatttccattttgtgtaaatagcatctaattGCTCTACTCTTAGTACAAATACCCGCTGCCAGTTATTAAATGGGTGCCgccttattgggacaataaagcccccTTAACCCAACCCGATGCGTTATTTTCACCTTTAAAAAGTTAGTGTAAACAGCCTCTGCCAACAAGGTgagctatttgcacttagtgtaaatatacacacttcATAGCCTATTTTTTAAAACCTAGCCTGTACGTAAAACGCTCCCCAGTAGTTAAGCTACTCTGCTTTAAATATCAgatcctttgttttttttctatcaaatGAATTCTTGTTGGTTGAAAATAAACTAACCCCAAAACTCATAGGATCAGGTAGATAGTTAGCGATCCAGTTAGCtaacaatatttttcaaataggct
It contains:
- the tmem26b gene encoding transmembrane protein 26b, whose protein sequence is MLVKFICAVVTRALFILVSLIGVWRVTWVKNNHLYWFLTILYLPLVAEMILTLRRRKGKDYKWFSPAILFFLISIIPTIWILQLHHQKNKSSSAKCTNLDSTQSIQAFLHELRNATNGSLNEQNPLRFLSSVCANDWILALQQIVLILLIVGKWLLPIAGGVTRDEISQLLLIFVGTAADILEFISETLADVAENSIQFVYIILAVWTLSMLQFPLHFSVVKPEDFCESQDGSLIAKFRTDMWDIAGTIFLQDGPFFVVRLAVMIYFSDIHQMLVFFTIKNFLVVMINIYRLWVIYVDNKP